GCGTTCGGCAACACAGTCACATGGTCAGGTTGCAGAGACTGTTCGCGTAGTAAGCGATCGCGTGTGTAGTGACTGACTGCCATCACCTGGTCAGCTCGTTGCAGTACAGACTTGAGGGCTGTATTCTCGACGTTCCAAGCTTCCAAGCCATGTAGAACGACTCCATAGGGAACGCCCGTGACGCGCTTCAGCCAATCGAAGACCACGCTGTAAAAATCTAAGTGGGTCGTCAAGATCAACGTTGGCCGTTGCCATAGTCCTAAGCTAACCATTTTGGCTGCTGCTAGGCTCGCCATCCCATACCGTCGCCACAGATGGCGATCACCATGAGATTGACCAAAGTAGTGAAACCTTGTCTGAGGTAAAAACTTAAGGTTTTGGAGATTAACTCCATCAGCACGATCATATTTTAGGAATACATCATACTGAGCGTCTGGATAAAGGTCTTGCAATGCCTGCAATAGGACTGCTGAGTAGACTTGGATGCCGCCCATGTAGCCAAAAATATTAGGGAAAAGCAAATAGAAGTGAGGCTGCTTCATAGAGTTCTGTAGAGTTGTCTGATTCAACTTACGGCATAACCCATGCAAATCCCTGAAGTTGGTGTCGGCAACCATGATTTTGATCTCGCTTCTCTTGCAAACCATAGACAGACTAAAAGGTGAACAGTTGTACGTACTGCTCACCTTTTAGTCATGAAATTAATTCAAACTTGGCTACACTTTTGCAGCTTGGCCTGCTTTGCGACGACGACCCATGAAACCAAGTGCGCCAACACCTAGTAAGGCTCCAATGGTACCTGGCTCAGGCACAGACTCGGCAGTCACGATGAAGTCGTTATAGTCTCTGTCTCCGCTCCAGGAGTCATTGACAGCGATTAGCGTTGTGCCTGATGCAGCGGTCAGAGTTTCCTTAGCGCGTTGGCTCAGTTTACCCTTGAAGTTTGTGTAATAGTCAAAGTCCTCGTTGTCACTGATAAAGTTGAAGGATGTTTCAGCAGGATCTGTAAAAACAGTTGGCTGGTCCTGTTTTCCTGGTTGAGCAGTCAAATCTTTTGCAGTCAAGCCCAGGAAGTAGCTGACCCCTTTAGAGAAGGTATAAGTAGCTTGGCAGGGTACTGGCAAAACTGTAATGCCACAGGTTCCTTTCGAGTCATTCTTATTGTAATCAGGCTTTGAACCTGGCAGAGGGTCACGGGCCACTTCTTCTTTGAATAGAGTTTCTAAGAAGTTCTTGCTTGAGCCGTAGACATTGAAGTTAGATTGGTATGCACCGTGGGAGGCGAAGAAGTCAAACTGAACTGTCGTCTTCTTAGCGAATGAGAAGCTACCATTGGCATTGGAGGTAGCACCGAGGAAGCTAAAAGCTTGGGCGGGAGCACAAACACTCACCAAGGCTGTCATAGCAGCAACTGCTACTAAAGATTTGCGAAAATTCATGTCAAGTCTCCGTAAGTAATGCGTGACGTTGGCGAGGGCTGCTCTAAATAAAAGGACAACTACCGTCTTTAAAACTCGTGAGAGCGTAGATGGGCAAGCTGGACTCATTAAGTCAGGCTTAGGGAAACCCATACGTAGGCATACATATGTGCATCTGTTGGGGCGGTAGATGCAGGGAGCGGGACGGCCCAAAGCCTGAACTGAGAACTGGGCAATACAACTGGTGTAGAACCCATATTTGTCCAGCTAGGTTGCTGTAGCGATCGCGTAATTCAAACCAGGAATTACATCAAAGTTTTAACTTAGTCAGCTATTGAAAACCAAGTGTTAAAACTGCTACTTCCCTAAAGGGAACTGTCTTTGCTTAACCCTGCCGTATCTACTCTATACACGGCTAGTGGGAAGTACCACCGTGGGGCGACAATCTTCACGCATTCTTTAATCTAAAAGGTGTTGAGTTGCTGAGGCTTTTATGAGTGCTGTCATTATTTGGCCCTTCTAATCAGTTCTTACGCCAAAATTTTCTAAGTGTAAACACGTAAGGAACCTGGTATTTTTTAGAGCCATAATAAAACCCACCCTGTATCTAAGGGGTGGGTCTAGCTAAATACTGTTCTTCTAAAATCCTATCTGGGGCCGCGATCGCCAACCTCCAGCTCAATCATTATTGACTCGTCAAGTCTAAAAGTTGTTCCCTAAGAGCTAGCCTTCAGGGAAAAGACATGACGGCTTTGCAAGAAATTTATGACTTCAGGCAGATTGCAAGGCTTCTTGAGCATCCTGGGCCACCTGAGGCACCTCATCCTGAGCCAAAGTTGCTAATGCTGAATGGGCTTCCGTACCACCTAGCCGACCTAAGGCTTGCACCAAGCGATGCCGCACTTGCCAGTCGGGATGAGACGCATAGGACACTAATAAAGGAATCGCCCGAGGATCACCCAGTTCTCCTAGAGAGCCGATCGCAGCCATTTCTACGAGGTCGTTACCAGAGGTCAGAGCCGTCTCCAAAAGCCCAAAAGCACGGGGATCACCGAGTTCTCCTAGGGCCGCGATAATACTGAACTGCACTAGCCATTCAGGGGTCTTTTGATAAAGTTCCTGCAAATCTTCCAGGGCATCTTGTAGTTTCAAAGCTCCTAAAGAGTCGGCAGCAGCAGCCTGCACATCAGGTTCGGGGTCGTTGTGTAGGCGATCGCGCAAAATTGTGGCTGTTTGAGCTAAGTCGTGATTTCCTAAAGAAGAAAGCTGGCTGACAGCGGCGTAACGCACTCTGGCACTACTATCCGCTACTGCGGTTTGAATCAGCGGGAAGGCGGTAGCAGGCTCTAATTGGCGGAGTTGATTCACTCCTCGTAGGCGATCGCCGAAGTCCTCTGAGTGCAGTAAGGCTTGCACAGATTCAGGAGTAACAGTCATGTCGATTAATCTCGCTTTTGGTATGGAAATGGCAATCTCAACCCTAAATGTCTGAGCAGCCAATGTTTTTCAATCGGTTTTGTTAATCCGCCTGAGCAGCCATCGCTCGGACAATATCACCCCGTGTCAAGACACCAACTACATGGCCATTGGCATCTAAAACGGGTAAGCGATGGATACTCCGCTCATGCATTAAACGGGCTGCGTCCTGCAATGGCTGATCAGGGCTGGTGGTCACCGGATCGCGGCTCATCACTTCTCCAACGGTTTGCCCTAATGCTTTATGCAAATCCCGCTCATAACGGGCTGGGTTTTCTAGATAAATCACGCTATCTAGGATCATGATGTAGGCTGGGGGCGTAGCTCCAGTTTCTTGCCACATCAAGTCGGTTTCTGAGACAACCCCAATTAATTTGTCAGACTGATCGACGACTGGAAGACCACTGATTCGTCGGGTCGCTAAAATCTGAACCACTTCCTGAAGGGGTGTTTCAGGCTTAACGGTAATGGGATTGCGACTCATGACATCCGCAACAGTTTTGGGCATATTTGAGCAAATGCCTCTCCTAATAGGGCTCTGGCCTCATTCTAGGCAATTCTGGGGATCAACCGAAGGAGTTTTACGGAGATTTA
This region of Trichocoleus desertorum NBK24 genomic DNA includes:
- a CDS encoding CBS domain-containing protein; the protein is MPKTVADVMSRNPITVKPETPLQEVVQILATRRISGLPVVDQSDKLIGVVSETDLMWQETGATPPAYIMILDSVIYLENPARYERDLHKALGQTVGEVMSRDPVTTSPDQPLQDAARLMHERSIHRLPVLDANGHVVGVLTRGDIVRAMAAQAD
- a CDS encoding PEP-CTERM sorting domain-containing protein; this encodes MNFRKSLVAVAAMTALVSVCAPAQAFSFLGATSNANGSFSFAKKTTVQFDFFASHGAYQSNFNVYGSSKNFLETLFKEEVARDPLPGSKPDYNKNDSKGTCGITVLPVPCQATYTFSKGVSYFLGLTAKDLTAQPGKQDQPTVFTDPAETSFNFISDNEDFDYYTNFKGKLSQRAKETLTAASGTTLIAVNDSWSGDRDYNDFIVTAESVPEPGTIGALLGVGALGFMGRRRKAGQAAKV
- the nblB gene encoding phycobilisome degradation protein NblB, producing the protein MTVTPESVQALLHSEDFGDRLRGVNQLRQLEPATAFPLIQTAVADSSARVRYAAVSQLSSLGNHDLAQTATILRDRLHNDPEPDVQAAAADSLGALKLQDALEDLQELYQKTPEWLVQFSIIAALGELGDPRAFGLLETALTSGNDLVEMAAIGSLGELGDPRAIPLLVSYASHPDWQVRHRLVQALGRLGGTEAHSALATLAQDEVPQVAQDAQEALQSA